A genome region from Nitrosopumilus oxyclinae includes the following:
- the tes gene encoding tetraether lipid synthase Tes, whose amino-acid sequence MALIQISNQSTKNLGKKSTIRFTQSICPDCNMILDAEVFERDNQVFMSKVCPTHGECEELYFGSYEMYKKFSTYWMDGKGAHSPNVMIDKCSCPNNCGLCSNHLSHSGLANMIVTNRCDLTCWYCFFYVKKGLEGAYMYEPDHTQVRGMMKTLRAERPIPGNSMQITGGEPMLREDIADVIKIMKEEGVDHIQMNTNGIRHAMDPEAAREVRLAGCNNLYLSFDGVTARTNPKNHWEIPYALDSCRKTGTTVVFVPTVIKSINDHELGGIIRYAQKNMDVVHAVNFQPVSLTGRMGKTEREKYRITVPDCVQRIEEQTNGEVTVDDWFPVPSCMPLTNVIEAFSSKPKYELSIHFACGAGTYIFEDADTKKFVPLTKFCDIQGMLELFEDKAEEIRSGKNKYFTMLEVVRKLKGFVDTKKQPAGLDLAKMFGNILMKRSFDSVGSWHVKGLFLGMMHFQDKYNEDLERLQRCDIHYVTPDLRIVPFCAFNVIPEWYRDRIQKKYSITVEEWEEREGVKLEDGLYRGLMRRGAGDELAAGCAKSQMFHDASQATM is encoded by the coding sequence ATGGCACTAATTCAGATATCCAATCAATCAACTAAAAATTTAGGTAAGAAATCTACAATTAGATTCACTCAAAGTATCTGTCCAGACTGTAACATGATTCTGGATGCTGAAGTCTTTGAGAGAGATAACCAAGTGTTTATGTCAAAAGTTTGTCCAACCCACGGTGAATGTGAGGAATTATACTTTGGTTCTTATGAAATGTACAAAAAATTCAGTACATACTGGATGGATGGAAAAGGTGCTCATTCTCCAAATGTAATGATTGACAAATGTTCATGTCCAAACAACTGTGGATTATGTTCAAACCATTTGTCCCATAGTGGATTAGCAAACATGATTGTAACTAATAGATGTGATTTAACATGCTGGTACTGTTTCTTTTATGTAAAGAAGGGACTTGAAGGTGCTTACATGTACGAGCCAGACCATACTCAAGTTAGAGGTATGATGAAAACTCTAAGAGCAGAGAGACCAATTCCAGGAAACTCTATGCAAATTACTGGCGGTGAACCAATGCTTAGAGAAGATATTGCTGATGTTATTAAAATTATGAAAGAAGAAGGTGTTGACCATATTCAGATGAACACCAATGGTATTAGACATGCAATGGATCCAGAAGCAGCAAGAGAAGTTAGACTTGCTGGATGTAACAACTTGTATCTTTCCTTTGATGGTGTAACTGCAAGAACAAACCCAAAGAACCACTGGGAAATTCCATATGCACTTGATAGTTGTAGAAAAACAGGTACTACAGTAGTATTTGTTCCAACAGTAATCAAATCAATTAACGACCACGAACTAGGTGGAATTATCAGATATGCACAAAAGAACATGGATGTAGTTCATGCAGTAAACTTCCAACCTGTATCATTAACTGGTAGAATGGGTAAAACTGAACGTGAAAAATACAGAATCACTGTTCCTGATTGTGTTCAAAGAATTGAAGAACAAACAAACGGTGAAGTAACTGTTGATGATTGGTTCCCAGTCCCAAGTTGTATGCCACTAACTAATGTAATTGAAGCATTCTCAAGCAAACCAAAATATGAATTATCAATTCACTTTGCTTGTGGAGCAGGAACATACATCTTTGAAGATGCAGATACAAAGAAGTTTGTCCCATTAACAAAATTCTGTGACATTCAAGGAATGCTAGAATTATTTGAAGATAAAGCAGAAGAAATTCGTTCTGGTAAAAACAAGTACTTTACAATGCTTGAAGTTGTTAGAAAACTCAAAGGCTTTGTTGATACAAAGAAACAACCAGCAGGATTAGATTTAGCAAAGATGTTTGGTAATATCCTAATGAAGAGATCATTTGATTCAGTTGGTTCATGGCATGTCAAAGGATTATTCCTTGGTATGATGCATTTCCAAGACAAATACAACGAAGACCTTGAAAGATTACAAAGATGTGATATTCACTATGTAACTCCAGACCTTAGAATAGTTCCATTCTGTGCATTCAATGTAATTCCAGAATGGTATAGAGATAGAATTCAAAAGAAATATTCTATCACTGTAGAGGAATGGGAAGAACGAGAAGGCGTTAAATTAGAAGATGGTCTATACAGAGGACTAATGAGACGTGGTGCAGGTGATGAACTTGCTGCTGGATGTGCAAAGAGTCAGATGTTCCATGATGCTTCTCAAGCAACAATGTAA
- a CDS encoding class I SAM-dependent methyltransferase, giving the protein MKSELVEQIICPECHTDFSLKIKKKQKDEIIEGVLTCSKKHRFSIIRGIPRLVSDKQKDFIKTEDAFSSKWRNFNKSYHNKKWIEGQKKWFLERFGWKSTSKLNSFLKTRSKILDAGTGVGNSAKLFSSNPNSQVFGIDASESIEFAYKKYGKIKNIHFLQADIRKLPFKKNFFDFVCSDQVLHHTKDTESSFKMLSKLLTKKGMISIYVYRKKGPLREFADDHIRESTVKMSEKQCMNFSKSMALLGKSLSQLKKKITITEDIPILKIKAGTYDVQRFLYWNFLKCWWSPDVPFDQSVATNYDWYFPKFAYRHSENEVRKWFKDVKLKIIHFNEIESGYSVNGRK; this is encoded by the coding sequence TTGAAATCAGAACTAGTAGAGCAGATTATTTGTCCAGAATGTCATACAGATTTTTCATTAAAAATAAAGAAAAAACAAAAAGATGAAATTATTGAAGGAGTTTTAACCTGTTCTAAAAAACATCGTTTTTCAATAATTAGAGGAATACCTCGTCTTGTTTCTGATAAACAAAAAGATTTTATAAAAACAGAAGATGCATTTTCATCTAAATGGAGAAATTTCAATAAATCATATCATAATAAAAAATGGATTGAAGGTCAAAAAAAATGGTTTTTAGAAAGATTTGGATGGAAATCAACCTCCAAATTAAATAGTTTTTTAAAAACACGTTCTAAAATTCTTGATGCTGGAACAGGAGTTGGAAACAGTGCTAAATTATTTTCATCAAACCCAAATTCTCAAGTATTTGGAATTGATGCCAGTGAAAGTATAGAATTTGCTTATAAAAAATATGGTAAAATAAAAAATATTCATTTTTTACAGGCTGATATTAGAAAATTGCCATTTAAGAAAAATTTCTTTGACTTTGTTTGCTCTGATCAAGTGTTACATCATACCAAAGATACTGAATCTTCATTCAAAATGCTCTCAAAATTATTGACAAAGAAAGGTATGATTTCAATTTACGTTTATAGGAAAAAAGGACCTCTACGAGAATTTGCAGATGATCACATTAGAGAATCTACAGTTAAAATGTCTGAAAAACAATGTATGAATTTTTCTAAAAGTATGGCATTATTAGGAAAGAGTCTTTCTCAATTAAAAAAGAAAATTACAATTACTGAAGATATTCCTATTCTCAAAATTAAAGCAGGAACATATGATGTTCAGAGATTTTTGTATTGGAATTTTCTAAAGTGTTGGTGGTCTCCAGATGTACCATTTGATCAAAGTGTAGCAACAAACTATGATTGGTATTTTCCAAAATTTGCATACAGACATTCTGAAAATGAAGTTAGAAAGTGGTTCAAAGATGTCAAACTAAAAATCATCCATTTTAATGAAATTGAGAGCGGATATAGTGTTAATGGAAGAAAATAG
- the cutA gene encoding divalent-cation tolerance protein CutA produces MKPVIIISTYPTKKSLSKIANELVKNKIVACVNISKISSIYSWEGKIKNSSEYLAIFKTVTKNKTLLKKKIKETHPYDVPEIAEIDVTSIDESYLRWLVESTN; encoded by the coding sequence ATGAAACCTGTGATAATCATCTCCACATATCCTACGAAAAAATCACTTTCTAAAATTGCAAATGAACTTGTAAAAAACAAGATAGTTGCATGTGTAAATATTTCTAAAATTTCATCAATTTACTCTTGGGAAGGAAAAATAAAAAATTCGTCAGAATATTTAGCTATTTTTAAAACTGTTACAAAAAATAAGACCCTGTTGAAAAAGAAAATCAAAGAAACTCATCCTTATGATGTTCCTGAGATAGCAGAAATTGATGTCACATCAATTGATGAATCTTATCTGAGATGGTTAGTTGAATCCACTAATTAG
- a CDS encoding secondary thiamine-phosphate synthase enzyme YjbQ — protein sequence MKSLTEYLTFEVKTRRAFVNISPDVSKLVTKSKVQEGLCLVNAMHITASVFINDNEGGLLHDYEKWLEGLAPHAPTTQYDHNKTGEDNADAHLKRQVMGREVVVAITKGKLDFGPWEEIFYGEFDGKRPKRVLVKIIGE from the coding sequence ATGAAATCACTTACTGAATATCTAACATTTGAAGTTAAAACTAGAAGAGCCTTTGTCAATATTTCTCCTGATGTGAGTAAATTGGTAACTAAAAGCAAAGTTCAGGAGGGTCTTTGTCTTGTAAATGCAATGCACATCACAGCAAGTGTTTTCATTAATGATAATGAAGGTGGTCTATTACATGATTATGAAAAATGGTTAGAGGGATTGGCTCCACATGCACCAACTACACAATATGATCATAATAAAACAGGTGAAGACAATGCTGATGCTCATCTAAAACGACAAGTAATGGGAAGAGAAGTTGTAGTTGCTATTACAAAAGGTAAATTAGATTTTGGACCATGGGAAGAAATTTTCTATGGTGAATTTGATGGTAAAAGACCAAAAAGAGTTTTAGTTAAAATTATTGGCGAATAA
- a CDS encoding glycosyltransferase family 4 protein: protein MKILFIAPKYSGGIGGHASRVAEKLQEHGFDVKLMHTPHIPIKKLKNPSFVLLSSLKAMIEGEKYDIVHAFNVPSAFAMKYTKAKKKILSIHGIYSEQVDALHSKTMYSIAKIAETKVLKWADKLTTDSKIVKKMYKEKLNANFEFFYAPLDIKKFEKLKNVEKNEKQIIFIGRDSYEKGIDVLKEIEPKINGKIIYCTDMKWEDAMENLKASSILVIPSRMESIPQVIKEAFYLKIPVIATNVGGIPELITNNVTGILVPPNDSEILLKNINELLVDNETAARLGNAGYEFVINNLTWEVLLPEYVKFYENLVNS, encoded by the coding sequence ATGAAAATTCTATTTATCGCTCCAAAATATTCTGGGGGGATTGGAGGACATGCATCAAGAGTTGCTGAAAAGTTGCAAGAGCATGGATTTGATGTAAAATTAATGCATACACCACACATACCAATTAAAAAATTAAAGAATCCAAGTTTTGTATTATTAAGTTCTTTGAAAGCAATGATAGAAGGAGAAAAATATGATATTGTTCATGCATTTAATGTTCCATCAGCTTTTGCTATGAAATATACAAAAGCAAAGAAAAAAATCCTATCTATTCACGGAATATATTCTGAACAAGTAGATGCATTACATTCTAAAACTATGTATTCTATTGCAAAAATTGCTGAAACAAAAGTTTTGAAATGGGCAGACAAGCTTACAACTGATTCTAAAATTGTTAAAAAAATGTATAAAGAAAAATTAAATGCTAATTTTGAATTTTTCTATGCTCCGTTAGATATTAAAAAATTTGAAAAATTAAAAAATGTAGAAAAAAATGAAAAGCAAATAATTTTCATTGGAAGAGATAGTTATGAAAAAGGTATAGATGTTCTAAAAGAGATTGAACCAAAAATTAATGGTAAAATAATCTATTGTACAGATATGAAATGGGAAGATGCAATGGAGAATCTTAAAGCATCTAGCATTCTAGTGATACCTTCAAGAATGGAGAGTATTCCACAGGTAATTAAAGAAGCATTTTATCTCAAAATACCAGTCATTGCAACTAATGTTGGAGGAATTCCGGAATTAATCACAAATAATGTGACAGGAATTCTTGTTCCTCCGAATGATTCAGAAATACTACTAAAAAATATTAATGAATTACTTGTAGACAATGAAACTGCAGCAAGACTTGGGAATGCAGGTTATGAATTTGTAATAAATAATCTCACATGGGAAGTTCTACTCCCAGAATATGTTAAATTTTATGAAAATTTAGTAAATTCTTAA
- a CDS encoding metal-dependent transcriptional regulator yields the protein MDAIDEETLFVGTAEAEHVEMYLKAIWHIKERGEDVKISTIAKMLNVRQPSVVQMLKKLNLKNLVNYNKAGVKLTEDGERIGSSMMRNSRLLEVLMDSALKVEIDEEMVCGIEHHMNKQFTDALCVMLKHPRKCPHDHEIPMGECCKSA from the coding sequence ATGGATGCAATAGATGAAGAAACACTCTTTGTAGGAACTGCAGAAGCAGAGCATGTTGAGATGTATCTTAAAGCAATTTGGCATATCAAAGAAAGAGGAGAAGATGTGAAAATTAGTACAATTGCAAAAATGCTCAATGTAAGGCAACCAAGTGTTGTTCAAATGCTCAAGAAATTAAATCTCAAAAATCTTGTAAATTACAATAAAGCAGGTGTTAAACTAACAGAAGACGGGGAAAGAATAGGTTCCAGTATGATGAGAAATAGTAGATTACTAGAAGTACTAATGGATAGTGCACTAAAAGTAGAAATTGATGAAGAGATGGTTTGTGGAATTGAACATCACATGAACAAACAATTTACAGATGCTCTTTGTGTAATGCTAAAACATCCAAGAAAATGTCCCCATGATCATGAGATTCCCATGGGCGAATGTTGCAAGTCAGCATAA
- a CDS encoding TrmB family transcriptional regulator: protein MSISDKTRKSLEKIGLTSYEIRTFSALLKSGELTASDLSQKSGVPYSKIYEVLGTLEEKGWIGSDDARPTKYFAKSPSTGLETTKQKMETDFSQNQNIILNELVPLYEKSGTSERPDIWVLSGAINIAAKILEMVDTCRNEVMIALPEAGVDLVKQALPKLRSLHDKGVQITILASDKMDKESIKAIKRVAKVIIKKGLFGGGIISDKRYVVILLGPELGGVNSSEVVAIWADHAGLAGFARQYFEYLLKDSKKV from the coding sequence ATGAGTATATCTGATAAAACACGAAAGTCATTAGAGAAGATTGGTCTTACCAGTTATGAAATTAGAACATTTTCAGCTTTACTCAAATCAGGAGAATTAACAGCATCAGATCTTAGCCAAAAATCAGGAGTTCCATATTCAAAAATTTACGAAGTGTTAGGAACTTTGGAAGAGAAAGGATGGATTGGTTCAGATGATGCAAGACCAACAAAATATTTTGCAAAATCTCCATCTACAGGACTAGAAACTACAAAACAAAAAATGGAAACTGATTTTTCACAAAATCAGAACATAATTCTAAATGAACTAGTTCCATTATACGAGAAAAGTGGTACTAGTGAAAGACCAGATATTTGGGTTTTATCAGGTGCCATTAACATTGCAGCTAAAATTTTAGAAATGGTAGATACATGTAGAAATGAAGTGATGATTGCATTACCAGAAGCAGGAGTAGATCTAGTAAAACAAGCATTGCCAAAACTAAGATCACTTCATGATAAAGGAGTACAAATTACAATTCTTGCATCAGATAAAATGGATAAAGAATCAATCAAGGCAATCAAACGAGTTGCCAAAGTAATTATCAAGAAAGGGTTGTTTGGAGGAGGTATAATTTCAGATAAAAGATATGTAGTAATTCTCTTAGGACCAGAATTAGGAGGAGTAAATTCTTCAGAAGTTGTTGCTATTTGGGCAGATCATGCAGGATTAGCAGGTTTTGCACGTCAATACTTTGAATATTTATTAAAAGATTCAAAGAAGGTATAG
- a CDS encoding site-2 protease family protein: MAWVVIIVIAKALKLEKYGFELKAYSLVYKNKGVNDVLIKVLGRTKRGIKVFADVSVIAGFIMMGFAFYFLLNNVSNYFVAQSNFSELTVLIPGVTLTSAPAITYFLLSIPIVLVMHEGAHGIVAALEKIKIKTGGFAVFIALFAGFVEPDEEEFDKAKRISKLRVIGAGATSNVLFAIVFGAILLTNPVFGMVLESIPLFGDVILNTFYELSQGVLILSIIENSGAEQAGLLANDIITTINDVPIRGPADFPVLHPGETASVSILRDGQALEKTLQVMASPDDPERGLIGIMRDNSIPYKPVMNFIDWTNVDFNISMFLLWLWMISFFIGIINMLPLPILDGGKFIHTIIDKKISDKSVNIVMWGIYAFTFALFGLNIALSYLKSGWFTI, translated from the coding sequence ATGGCTTGGGTAGTCATTATAGTGATTGCAAAAGCTCTCAAATTAGAAAAATATGGTTTTGAATTAAAGGCGTACAGTCTTGTATACAAGAACAAAGGTGTTAATGATGTTTTAATCAAAGTACTTGGACGAACGAAAAGAGGTATCAAAGTTTTTGCAGATGTAAGTGTGATTGCAGGTTTCATAATGATGGGATTTGCATTTTACTTTTTGTTAAATAATGTTTCAAACTATTTTGTTGCGCAATCAAATTTTTCAGAATTAACAGTGCTTATTCCAGGTGTTACATTAACTTCAGCTCCAGCTATTACGTATTTTTTACTTTCAATTCCAATTGTGTTAGTTATGCATGAAGGGGCACATGGAATAGTAGCTGCATTAGAAAAAATAAAAATTAAGACAGGTGGATTTGCAGTATTCATTGCATTATTTGCAGGATTTGTTGAACCCGATGAAGAAGAATTTGATAAAGCTAAAAGGATTTCAAAGTTACGAGTAATTGGAGCAGGAGCTACATCAAATGTATTATTTGCAATTGTTTTTGGGGCAATTTTATTGACAAATCCAGTTTTTGGAATGGTTTTAGAAAGCATTCCATTGTTTGGAGATGTTATCTTAAACACATTTTATGAATTATCACAAGGAGTTTTGATACTTTCAATTATAGAAAATTCAGGTGCTGAACAAGCAGGATTACTTGCAAATGATATAATTACTACAATAAACGATGTGCCAATTCGTGGTCCGGCGGATTTCCCTGTATTACATCCAGGAGAAACAGCTAGTGTATCCATACTAAGAGATGGTCAGGCATTAGAAAAAACATTGCAAGTAATGGCATCACCAGATGATCCTGAAAGAGGATTAATAGGAATAATGAGAGATAATTCCATCCCATACAAACCTGTAATGAATTTCATTGATTGGACAAATGTAGATTTCAACATTTCAATGTTTTTGTTATGGCTTTGGATGATTTCGTTTTTTATTGGAATTATCAATATGCTTCCACTACCAATTTTAGATGGAGGTAAATTCATTCATACTATTATTGATAAAAAAATTTCAGATAAATCAGTCAACATTGTAATGTGGGGAATATACGCATTCACCTTTGCCCTATTTGGCCTCAATATTGCCTTATCATATTTGAAATCTGGCTGGTTTACAATATAA
- a CDS encoding asparagine synthase C-terminal domain-containing protein: MEIDNNSSTIKEVLSLRYCPSLEIDKKKFVVDDFVPEEKPNYLQYIENSISSVIENEVNEQHISMALSGGVDSVLVMALLRKTMPDIKIDAISLKFADSVDETGIATNIANKFNAEHHIISIENFLEDLPKAISIVKMPFWDTHWFHIVKTASKFSTTLVSGDGGDELFGGYTFRYKKFLTNFTSNMTPLDKTKLYLECHQRDWVPDQTELFGLNANFSWNEIYSKIIPYFDNSLSPLDQVFLADINGKLLYNWIPLNSSFNKFFNLKPITPILSKELMVYAPHLKNSIKYDINNNVGKIPLREILAKHISPKLITPNKQGFSVNTVNLWNSYGKKICEYYLDNARIVNDKWISKDWIKKSLKKLDEKPDVRYINKFLGLLAFEIWYRIFITKEMNPNTKLSI; the protein is encoded by the coding sequence TTGGAAATAGACAATAATTCTTCAACAATTAAAGAAGTTTTGAGTTTAAGGTATTGTCCATCATTGGAGATTGATAAAAAGAAATTTGTTGTAGATGACTTTGTACCTGAAGAAAAACCTAATTATTTACAATATATAGAAAATTCAATTTCATCTGTAATTGAAAATGAAGTTAATGAACAACATATTTCGATGGCCCTAAGTGGAGGAGTGGATTCAGTTCTTGTAATGGCATTATTACGTAAGACTATGCCTGACATCAAAATTGATGCTATATCTTTAAAATTTGCAGACAGTGTTGATGAAACAGGAATTGCTACAAATATTGCAAATAAATTCAATGCAGAGCACCATATTATTTCAATTGAAAATTTTCTAGAGGATCTTCCTAAAGCAATTAGTATTGTTAAAATGCCATTTTGGGATACTCATTGGTTTCATATAGTAAAAACTGCTTCAAAATTTTCAACTACACTTGTATCAGGAGATGGAGGTGATGAATTATTTGGCGGATACACTTTCAGATATAAAAAATTTCTAACCAATTTCACTTCAAATATGACACCATTAGATAAAACTAAATTATATTTAGAATGTCATCAACGTGACTGGGTTCCTGATCAAACTGAATTATTTGGGTTAAACGCAAATTTTTCATGGAATGAGATTTATTCAAAAATTATTCCATATTTTGATAATTCATTATCTCCATTAGATCAAGTATTTTTAGCAGATATTAATGGGAAATTGTTGTATAACTGGATTCCATTGAATAGTAGTTTTAATAAATTTTTTAATCTAAAACCAATTACACCTATCTTATCAAAAGAATTAATGGTATATGCTCCACATCTAAAGAATTCTATAAAATATGATATTAATAACAACGTTGGAAAAATTCCATTACGTGAAATTTTAGCAAAACACATTTCTCCAAAACTTATCACACCAAACAAACAAGGTTTTTCAGTAAATACTGTAAATCTGTGGAATTCTTATGGGAAAAAGATATGTGAATATTATTTAGATAATGCACGAATTGTTAATGATAAATGGATCAGTAAAGACTGGATTAAAAAATCTCTTAAAAAACTTGATGAAAAGCCAGATGTAAGATATATCAATAAATTTTTAGGATTATTAGCATTTGAGATTTGGTATAGAATTTTTATAACTAAAGAAATGAATCCAAATACAAAATTATCTATTTAA
- a CDS encoding mRNA surveillance protein pelota, translated as MITKTIDDNSISVIPEDSEDLLNLRRIIKKDDKVIGDTTRVLKQDKDYARPDKGERIKVRIELTVEKISLDDVLDKLRVGGTISESSNESVPNGSHHSFILKLNDGITISKKKWLPIEKKLLESSNDQISFVLVAIDTSDSGIARLRGTHLEFMPNIYSGSGGKRYKTSFNIEKFFEQVQQALSSIFKEGDTIVIFGPGETKKRFANFLEKSQKLQKFKIQLVDGIDSGGEDGIYIFTKSHTMQEIMSDSKLAKASSIIDQVMILANKKSRKFTMGYNETFNANQMGAVESLVFSDKAIQDNDEQQIMDFLNDAENKGVKIYSVDSSTDIGLRVTGLGGIVSLLRYTVES; from the coding sequence ATGATTACAAAGACAATAGATGATAATTCAATATCTGTTATTCCAGAAGACTCTGAAGATCTTTTGAATTTACGTCGTATTATCAAAAAAGATGACAAAGTAATTGGAGATACAACAAGAGTTCTAAAACAAGATAAAGATTATGCAAGGCCAGATAAAGGTGAAAGAATTAAAGTTAGAATAGAATTAACAGTAGAAAAAATTTCACTTGATGATGTCTTAGATAAATTAAGAGTAGGTGGTACAATTTCTGAATCAAGTAATGAATCAGTACCAAATGGATCACACCATTCATTTATTCTAAAATTAAATGATGGAATTACAATTTCAAAGAAAAAATGGTTACCAATAGAAAAAAAACTTTTGGAATCAAGTAATGATCAAATTAGTTTTGTTTTAGTAGCAATTGATACTAGCGACAGTGGAATTGCTAGATTAAGAGGTACACATTTGGAATTTATGCCAAATATTTATTCAGGTTCTGGCGGAAAAAGATACAAGACTAGTTTCAATATTGAAAAATTCTTTGAACAGGTACAGCAAGCATTATCATCTATTTTCAAAGAAGGAGATACAATTGTAATTTTTGGTCCAGGTGAAACAAAGAAAAGATTTGCAAATTTCTTAGAAAAATCTCAAAAACTTCAGAAATTCAAAATTCAACTTGTTGATGGAATTGATTCTGGAGGAGAAGATGGAATCTACATATTCACAAAATCACATACAATGCAAGAAATAATGTCAGATAGTAAATTGGCAAAAGCTTCATCAATTATTGATCAAGTTATGATTTTAGCAAACAAGAAAAGTAGAAAATTCACTATGGGATATAATGAAACTTTTAATGCAAACCAAATGGGTGCAGTTGAATCATTAGTATTTTCTGATAAAGCAATACAAGATAATGATGAACAACAAATAATGGATTTTCTAAATGATGCAGAAAACAAGGGAGTAAAAATTTACAGTGTTGACTCCTCAACAGACATTGGTCTTAGAGTTACAGGTTTAGGTGGAATTGTATCTTTGTTAAGATATACAGTTGAATCCTAA
- a CDS encoding NAD-dependent epimerase/dehydratase family protein: MKFVITGGAGFIGSHIAKHLINKNHKVTIVDNFSRGRLENLSGFEEKIEFQKMDILNLDSLKKIISDSDGIFHQAALTSVPESFIQKEKYHNVNVVGTENIFKLAKEFEKKVVYASSSSVYGNTSVTPITEDFDKNPINPYGITKLDDEKLAKKYHDLGVSIIGLRYFNVYGIGQTNDYAGVITKFFDQINLDQSPIVFGDGSHTRDFVSVEDVAKANLLSMESTTSFSFLNIGTGIPTSVNELAQLMINLSGKPLEIKHDELPQGDVKESLADVFLAKKLINWNYDISLKDGLKKYFF; encoded by the coding sequence GTGAAATTTGTAATTACTGGTGGTGCGGGATTTATTGGAAGCCATATTGCAAAACATCTCATTAACAAAAATCACAAAGTAACTATTGTTGATAATTTCTCACGAGGAAGATTAGAAAATTTATCTGGATTTGAAGAAAAAATTGAATTTCAAAAAATGGATATATTAAATTTAGACTCTTTAAAAAAAATAATTTCTGATTCTGATGGAATTTTTCATCAGGCTGCTTTAACTTCTGTGCCTGAATCATTCATTCAGAAGGAAAAATATCATAATGTGAATGTAGTTGGAACTGAAAATATTTTTAAATTAGCAAAAGAATTTGAAAAAAAGGTTGTATATGCAAGTAGTTCCAGTGTATATGGAAATACTTCTGTGACTCCTATTACAGAAGATTTCGATAAAAATCCTATCAATCCATATGGAATAACAAAACTAGATGATGAAAAACTAGCAAAAAAATATCATGATTTAGGAGTTTCAATAATTGGTTTAAGATATTTCAATGTCTATGGAATTGGTCAAACTAATGATTATGCAGGTGTGATTACAAAATTCTTTGATCAAATTAACTTAGATCAATCACCAATAGTTTTTGGTGATGGCTCCCATACGCGAGACTTTGTTTCCGTAGAAGATGTTGCTAAAGCTAATTTACTTTCAATGGAAAGCACAACTAGTTTTTCATTTCTAAACATTGGAACTGGGATTCCTACATCTGTGAATGAATTAGCACAATTGATGATTAATCTTTCTGGAAAGCCCTTAGAAATCAAACATGATGAATTACCGCAAGGTGATGTTAAAGAAAGTCTTGCTGATGTATTCCTTGCAAAAAAACTAATTAATTGGAATTATGACATATCTTTAAAAGATGGTTTAAAAAAATATTTTTTTTAA